A genomic region of Trifolium pratense cultivar HEN17-A07 linkage group LG3, ARS_RC_1.1, whole genome shotgun sequence contains the following coding sequences:
- the LOC123916915 gene encoding kinesin-like protein KIN-14K isoform X4, whose product MHQALVGLELRVFIIHHHQVWIRGRFQLSQGFKAETSASLIYQVGHKFHEVFQIKPGSYADLPASKISEMMKSNSLDNAPTQSLLSVVNGILEESVEKRNGEIPHRVACLLRKVSQEIERRISTQAEHIRTQSNLFKAREEKYQSRIRVLEALASETREENEFFVYQTEVWQQMFTTQLQQLKVTDVEKKENEKEVVRLTKLLEEKNVEISELTQQLEEIKKQYEAQCSQLEEEARDAKEELRQKSHEYEHRLEELRSEAKELEASSDSKYQEWNKKKNQLQTVLNFQSSSLQKFKLSWESIKQDVMKGRTVYAEECNRLSLNLKPLIHASQNYQAVIAENRKLFNEVQELKGNIRVFCRIRPCLFSKKEKQSIVENIGESDLVVANPSKEGKDAHRSFKFNKIFGPTATQGDVYADIHPFVRSVLDGYNVCMFAYGQTGSGKTYTMMGPNGATSENLGVNYRALNDLFMISTSRSNFTEYEIWVQMVEIYNEQVRDLLSTEGSPKKLGILTQLQSNGIAVPEASMYPVKSPSDVIKLMDTGLKNRAIGATAMNERSSRSHSVVSIHVSGKEFKSGSTLYGNLHLVDLAGSERVDRSEVTGDRLKEAQHINKSLAALGDVIFALSQKSSHIPYRNSKLTQLLQTSLGGQAKTLMFVQINSDVSSYSETLSTLKFAERVSSIELGAARNNKEARELMEQVNSMKTTIVKKDEEIERLKSLSASVGGTPKQIQKLPSISFKHPVEGDIQQAMDDHIQKNELLRSSGNSKRETPRGFSDTSFQERSSDFSDNNSISLATETDGSSENSVTPSEAKKSSTKKPSALSKTYQAVRKLGRISSTTSISKTKESSKESSKESSKESSKESSKKPSGIAKSTSIDQLKSSKSKRWL is encoded by the exons ATGCATCAAGCCCTCGTGGGTTTGGAGCTTCGAGTTTTCATAATTCACCACCATCAAGTGTGGATCAGAGGAAGGTTTCAACTGAGTCAAGGTTTCAAGGCCG AAACATCAGCTTCATTAATATACCAAGTTGGTCATAAATTCCACGAGGTTTTTCAAATTAAACCTGGTAGCTATGCAGATCTTCCTGCGTCAAAAATATCAGAAATGATGAAATCAAATAGTTTAGAT AACGCTCCGACACAGTCACTACTAAGTGTTGTCAATGGTATTCTTGAAGAAAGCGTCGAAAAAAGAAATGGAGAAATACCTCAT agGGTGGCATGCTTGTTGAGAAAGGTTTCACAGGAGATTGAACGGCGGATATCGACTCAAGCAGAACATATACGAACG CAAAGCAATCTTTTTAAAGCTCGGGAAGAAAAATATCAATCGAGAATAAGAGTACTCGAGGCACTTGCATCAGAAACTAGAGAAGAGAATGag TTTTTTGTTTATCAGACCGAAGTTTGGCAACAGATGTTTACCACCCAGCTTCAACAGTTGAAG GTCACAGACGTAGAAAAGAAGGAAAACGAAAAAGAAGTAGTTAGGTTGACGAAACTGCTAGAGGAAAAAAACGTAGAAATTTCAGAATTGACGCAACAAttggaagaaataaaaaaacaatatgaaGCACAATGCTCACAGTTGGAAGAAGAAGCTAGGGATGCTAAAGAAGAATTGAGACAAAAGTCTCATGAATATGAGCATCGATTAGAAGAATTGAGGAGCGAGGCTAAGGAACTTGAGGCTTCTTCGGATTCAAAATATCAGGAGTGGAACAAGAAAAAGAACCAATTGCAGACTGTTCTAAATTTTCAATCTAGTTCCCTACAG AAATTTAAATTGTCTTGGGAATCCATTAAGCAAGATGTTATGAAAGGGAGAACAGTTTATGCAGAAGAGTGTAATCGATTAA GCTTAAATCTCAAACCACTCATACATGCATCTCAGAACTATCAAGCTGTCATTGCTGAAAATAGAAAATTGTTTAATGAAGTTCAAGAACTAAAAG GAAATATAAGAGTATTTTGTCGAATTAGACCGTGCCTTTTTAGCAAAAAGGAAAAACAGTCCATTGTAGAAAACATCGGTGAAAGTGATTTGGTTGTGGCGAATCCCTCAAAAGAAGGGAAAGATGCACATCGATCATTTAAGTTCAACAAGATTTTCGGTCCTACCGCAACTCAAg GAGACGTATACGCTGACATTCATCCTTTTGTAAGATCAGTACTTGATGGATACAATGTATGTATGTTCGCTTATGGCCAAACTGGTTCAGGAAAAACTTACACAATG ATGGGTCCAAATGGAGCAACAAGCGAGAATCTCGGTGTTAATTATCGAGCTCTAAATGACCTCTTCATGATTTCCACAAGTAGATCAAACTTCACAGAATATGAGATTTGGGTCCAAATGGTTGAGATATATAACGAGCAAGTTCGTGACTTGTTGTCAACCGAGGGTTCTCCAAAAAA ACTTGGGATATTGACTCAATTGCAATCCAACGGTATAGCAGTACCAGAAGCTAGCATGTACCCCGTAAAATCACCGTCAGATGTCATTAAGTTGATGGATACTGGCCTTAAAAATAGAGCTATCGGTGCGACTGCTATGAACGAAAGAAGTAGCCGTTCTCACAGTGTGGTCTCAATTCATGTTAGCGGGAAGGAATTCAAGTCAGGTTCTACTCTGTATGGTAATCTTCATTTGGTAGATTTGGCAGGAAGTGAAAGAGTAGATCGGTCTGAAGTAACCGGAGATCGGCTTAAGGAAGCACAACATATTAACAAATCTCTTGCTGCCCTCGGAGATGTCATTTTTGCCCTTTCACAAAAGAGCTCACATATACCATATAGAAACAGCAAGCTTACTCAACTCCTGCAAACTTCTCTCG GCGGTCAAGCAAAAACTCTCATGTTTGTCCAAATTAACTCGGATGTGAGTTCATATTCTGAAACTCTGAGCACTTTAAAGTTTGCTGAGAGAGTTTCATCAATTGAACTAGGCGCTGCTCGAAATAATAAGGAGGCAAGAGAATTAATGGAACAG GTGAATTCTATGAAGACCACTATTGTGAAAAAAGACGAGGAGATTGAGCGGCTTAAATCGCTAAGTGCATCAGTCGGTGGTACTCCTAAGCAAATTCAAAAACTACCAAGTATAAGTTTTAAGCATCCTGTTGAAGGTGATATCCAACAAGCAATGGATGATCATATACAGAAAAATGAACTTCTACGTTCATCTGGAAATTCTAAGCGAGAAACTCCTCGAGGATTTTCAGATACAAGTTTTCAAGAAAGATCAAGTGATTTTTCTGACAATAATAGCATTTCTCTAGCCACAGAAACTGATGGTTCTTCTGAAAATTCTGTCACGCCGAGTGAAGCTAAAAAATCTTCAACTAAGAA GCCTAGTGCATTGTCCAAAACATATCAAGCGGTAAGGAAATTAGGCCGAATCTCATCTACCACGTCTATATCAAAAACAAAGGAATCCTCGAAGGAATCCTCAAAGGAATCCTCGAAGGAATCCTCAAAGGAATCCTCGAAGAAACCATCAG GTATCGCGAAAAGCACGAGTATTGACCAACTTAAATCTTCAAAATCAAAACGGTGGCTTTAG